CACCGTCACCCCCATCCCCATGGCTCGCGGCGCTTTCTGGCGCGTCCACAAGGACGTCACCCGCTACACGGCCCTCCTCCGCCGCCTGGCTGATGGCGGCGGCGTTATCTCCATGATGCTGGAGAACTCAAACAAGGTCCTTCCCGGCGTCTTCAGCGCCAACGTCTCCCTCCATTACTTCCGCGGCCCGGTCGACGACGGCAGGTCGAAGTCCATGTCTAATGCGGCGCACCCTTCCGTTAGATCCCTTTACCGCGAGCCCGCGGACCTCGTCCTCCCCATCTCCAAGCCCGATGGGCAATATGGATCCGGATTTTGGTACCGTATTGACAACGAAACCGGCGTCGAGTCCACCACCGTCGCCATCCCCAGAAACACATACCGCGCAGTCCTTGAAATCTTTGTGTCATATCATGGCGAGGATGAATCATGGTACACTAATCCATTGAGAAATAACTATCTTCACCAGCCAACTGCAGCCAAGGTTTCGGCACCGCGAGCCAACGGCGCGTTTCGGCAGGTCTACGCCACAATCGACGGGAAGTACGTAGGCGGACACGTTCCATTTCCGGTCTTCTACTCGAGCGCCATCAACCCCGTCTTCTGGTCCCCGGTGGCGTCAATCGGCGCGTTCGACATGCCGTCCTACGACCTCGACCTGACACCTTTCCTGGCGCTGATGCTCGACGGGCGGCCCCACGAGATCGGGTTGGGTGTGTGCAGCGCCCTGCCACACTGGCTCGTGAACGCCAACCTCCACCTCTGGGTCGACTATTGGTCGGACGCGGTCCAGGCCGGTCCGGTGGAGTATTTTGTCCCAGCCATCCAGATGAACCGCAACGCCGAGTGGCGCAACCCCGACGGCCAGTCCGAGATCGGGGCCGAGGGGCTCGAACGGTTCGCCGGGTGGGTGAGCTCGTCGAGGGGTAACCTCACCACCGAGGTGCGGCATAAGATCAAGCTG
This DNA window, taken from Musa acuminata AAA Group cultivar baxijiao chromosome BXJ3-7, Cavendish_Baxijiao_AAA, whole genome shotgun sequence, encodes the following:
- the LOC135642913 gene encoding peptide-N4-(N-acetyl-beta-glucosaminyl)asparagine amidase A-like: MNPSLYELSFLLLHLYFVAFICTTGASSPSLFDGNLELPGGSIPSVSLEHLDPTLPPALPTQTPHCSLVVLQHDFADTVGATPASANYTHPSDCPFPWTRVVLELSVAATDLQKSRVAAIWIDGAEVLRTVTPIPMARGAFWRVHKDVTRYTALLRRLADGGGVISMMLENSNKVLPGVFSANVSLHYFRGPVDDGRSKSMSNAAHPSVRSLYREPADLVLPISKPDGQYGSGFWYRIDNETGVESTTVAIPRNTYRAVLEIFVSYHGEDESWYTNPLRNNYLHQPTAAKVSAPRANGAFRQVYATIDGKYVGGHVPFPVFYSSAINPVFWSPVASIGAFDMPSYDLDLTPFLALMLDGRPHEIGLGVCSALPHWLVNANLHLWVDYWSDAVQAGPVEYFVPAIQMNRNAEWRNPDGQSEIGAEGLERFAGWVSSSRGNLTTEVRHKIKLKSQVQVQNRGAVTQIDFILKERTMVTVMRGNQWLARAQTVMDAPLQVQTAIVNAAGVPVLQKTRLFHQLMEAVSLSEGQAGATTTRELTDRQDAEGSAVVGGGWGSGRSRSSYQYRDGSKCYARNVATAGGAVIQDRKASCFAVADDA